AAGTGGTTCTACTCACAAAGACACGCCCACAAAGTATttgataaaatattttaaagagtcAACATGTGCTTAATTGGAACGAGTGAATACATGTTGACTAAGTATATTCTTgcttaaattttcagatttttgtgttattcttatatgctattttcatgttgaagattatgaagaagaaagagtctttagaaatatttttatatgtttatttcattcttatgtcatgctttacatttaaggGCACCAATATGAGCATGTACATAATGTTctataaagaaaagatttagacttgaaaaagtcacaaggaagaagttttagaaagaaaagatttttggggagtatccgttattctgagaaggggtcatcgtccaggccgagggtcctgaccaaggcgttgacttcctgaaactacttgtgccaaagtagggagcacacgagccgagggtctcgttgctgagaatttacttagccatgctaaggtatgatacataagcgctgagaaccatgaagcgagtggcacctcgtggattgggcctattcgatcagctTGGGATCGAACACGTGCGGATCACACAGTGACTAAGATAAAAATAAGTCAGGATAGCTGGAACTCCCGAAGCATAAAgtgaagtatatttttttttagataagaaagaaaaagaaaagaatttcttttagaatattcataaactgtcGTTACGCAATTATTTTTAGAATTTCGTAGAAGCTTTATATTTTCCATGCATTTAGAATCTTTGCttgtaatatatattttattaaagtttcGTCCCCTATCGTTGAGACTCACTGGGTACAAtcgatggtactgacgttctcttttgagaacctacgttggtctgcggtacaacgtaggaaccggtTTTGCAGGCGAGCAAGCTACGGGTTAGGACTTCCCTCgcttccagtgctattggtgagctcagCTTTTGTTTGTGGAGTACTCCTTTGAGTCGTcattatttagttatttctttttttattaggAGAACTGGCCAGGACATTTCATGTCCTAAGCGGTGCGTCAGTTTATCAATAGAGGCCTCATAGACACTGTCGGTGGGTTAAGattcattattttttataataactTTGCAGTATTTCAGTAGTTACtatgaataaagttttggagttggtttattttagacattcaaattaattaaaagtatttggttaaagtATTGCTTTGCTGCATATAAAGTTTGAGGTTATAATAGTTTTGATAAGCGCAGATGGTTCACTCGGTCAAATTTAGCGACCGGGTGCCGGTCACGGCTTGTTCACaaaatgggtcgtgacattaattgATACGAAAATAAGAAATCAATGAATTAAAAGCACATACAGTACATTATACATATTTTGATGCATCTGCAGACTGCTGTGCAAGAACGTGGTACAAAACTTCATTCTTAAGACCTAATTATTCAATAGATACAACAAGTTGATCTAAAAGAGTATATTAGAAGGGAAAAACTTGAAGAAACTAGAGAAACTTTTTAGGCTAAGAAAAGCATGAGCAAACATATGACCAAGTTGAACTTGTGCTGGGGTAGTGAGATGAATACCATCTGGACCCAGTTCTAGTCCCTTAGCATCTATTTTGACCACATTTGGGACATTGATAGCCAACTGAGTTGCTCTCACTTCTTCTATATATGGCCCTTTAAATGGCTCCTTCGGGTATGGAAGGATAACCTGTCAATAAATAAAAGTTAAATCCTAACgtatataatcaagaaaatatgaaagaattaaTGCAAGTTATATATTTGGTCGGTAGGCCAAAAATAATGACATTCGTcaattaaatataatatatattatccCACAAGGGTTGACTGAGTTGGTTGAGCGAATGGTTTCCCATACGGGAGACCTGGGATCGTTTCCCCTCACCAGTAGCCTCCTCAGTCAGAGCTCGTTGCACCGGACTTGTCTAATGCGGTTTATATCTCCTATGTGGTTTGCGAGCTATTACATAGTGAGCAGGTTACCCAGTGCGCACCTGAAGGATAGCGGCTGCGGATTTCCTTGGGAATGTTTCAAAAAGTATGTATATTATGCcctaatatacaaaaaatatacattctGCCGGTTATTATATTTTGCAGCAGTTTGTACAATATAGTTTTCCAAAGAATAATTAATACGTACCTGCAAAATGGGGAGATTAGGAGAATTCAAATCAGTGCGCAAGTCATGAATGAATTTCTCCAAGTTGGTTTTATATACTTTTGATCCATTCCCACCTTTTACATCACTCTCCCCATGATACCACAATAACCCCCTAATAATTCCTCCATCTTTTTCAGCAGATTTGGCTCTTTTAACCAAATCATCATAAGGTAAAGACCCACGGTGCCATTTAGAAAGAGGAGTCCCTCCTCTAGCACAAGGTACTAAACCTATAACCCCAAATTCTGAATCTTTTTTAAGGATCTCATTAGCAAAAGCCATACCAGGGCCAAGTCCACAACTTGCTAAGCAATCAATTCCATAATTCATAGGCTCATGTGCTTCTTCCCATTTTAAAGCAGCATTAAATCGTAAAATCTTTTGGTTTGGTTTACATTCTTGAGGCACAAAACCATTCCAAACTTTGGTAATAGTTCCTTCTGTTGAAACTTCTTTAGTAACTCCGCCACGTCCAGCCATGTTGCTTTGCCCTGctaataaaaatatttgtaaattATTTTTGCCCGTATTGTCACGTTCCTTCACTTTCTTTGGACTCATCAACCAACATAAGTTTGAAACTAGTAAAAGAAATGTTAAGATCAGAATAACTTCGTCACGTTTATGCTTCAACATATTGTACCGACTCTTTTAGGAGGTGAACTTGAAATCCCCTAAACAAATATTCTTCCggttttaaatattttaggaCAACAGAAGCAGTTGAATGCAGAGGAATAAGATTTTGTTTTGGaatctatttttctttgtttaggagGATTGATATGCCCACGTTCTACATATGATGCTAATTTGTAACATTATTATACTTACTTTTTTTAGTGAATGCACTTAATTCCGTCACTTCCTTCAATAATGGCTGAATGAAATGCATAGCTTAAATGGTTTCTTTAAAAAGCAACGAGAGGAATTAACTTTTGAATtgctatttatattttataatacaTTTGTTAGCAAAAGGTTGATTATATGCTTGACTTAAAAATGTGGTGAAAGTTAGATAGAAAAGTTAAATTTATGAAAATCTTTCCAATTATGTAGTGGGAGATATTTATGCATAATGCTAGGCTGTATTCATTGCATTTATCTTCTAACATGTAGATTATTGAACATGAGTAGATTATCTCAAGTACATCTGCATAATCCTTACATTTATGCTCTGTATAAAAGTGTGAAATggttcttctctttcttttaggGATCTTTATataacatataatacataaaCTATGTATATATTATACTTTCACCTATTATATTTTAGATGAAGTGGTTGTGTAGAcagctatttgggttaattctcttttcttttactatttcacCTTTTTCTTGTGAAGAGTAAAGTATCCGTGTCAATAATTTACTTCTACTGAATATAGGATGATATAAATGATtccattaataaaaaaaattgatgaGAAATAGTTCTAATAATCTTATAAGAACAACGTACCATAAATTTATCAATTcggagtccaaaattaccattaACAGGAGAAAAACATTAGGGTGAATTAGTAATCGTTTACAAAACTACTTCTCATGTGTTCCTCTTTTTAAAAGGGTATAAGGATGGTTATTCGGTACCTATTAGCCCGACTAATTTGTATTCGCGTTGCATAGAACCTACTTATAAGGGAAAAGTGTTACTTAATCTAATTTATCCTACCAAGTTCTTTAGTGGTTTCTCATGTGTCTCGCTTGAAATAGAGTTTACACACTTACTTAAATATAGTAAGAATTATTATACTAGACAATTGAAACTACTTTAC
The nucleotide sequence above comes from Nicotiana tabacum cultivar K326 chromosome 12, ASM71507v2, whole genome shotgun sequence. Encoded proteins:
- the LOC107764855 gene encoding putative carbohydrate esterase At4g34215; protein product: MLKHKRDEVILILTFLLLVSNLCWLMSPKKVKERDNTGKNNLQIFLLAGQSNMAGRGGVTKEVSTEGTITKVWNGFVPQECKPNQKILRFNAALKWEEAHEPMNYGIDCLASCGLGPGMAFANEILKKDSEFGVIGLVPCARGGTPLSKWHRGSLPYDDLVKRAKSAEKDGGIIRGLLWYHGESDVKGGNGSKVYKTNLEKFIHDLRTDLNSPNLPILQVILPYPKEPFKGPYIEEVRATQLAINVPNVVKIDAKGLELGPDGIHLTTPAQVQLGHMFAHAFLSLKSFSSFFKFFPSNILF